The following proteins are co-located in the Planococcus plakortidis genome:
- a CDS encoding TIGR01777 family oxidoreductase: MKIAITGGTGFLGTALTELLLEKGHEVFILTRSDKPKEQGITYVRWLSNGARPEAQLEGIDALVNLAGTSINDGLWTDKQKKKIYDSRVSATKEVLRIISALEKKPSVLVNASAVGIYPASEHKTYTEADQEYGHDFLAETVLAWESLAEQAQIDGVRTAYARLGILLGKEEGALPLMALPYKLFAGGTVGTGRQWLSWIHVRDAARAILFAIEQEDLTGPFNVTAPNPQRMKAFGKEIGRALGRPHWIPAPSFALKAALGDKSRLVLEGQWALPAVLLDHGFKFEFPNLPEALADIYK, from the coding sequence ATGAAAATAGCGATAACAGGCGGCACCGGGTTTCTCGGTACTGCCTTGACGGAACTGCTTCTCGAAAAAGGCCACGAAGTGTTTATTTTAACACGTTCAGATAAACCGAAAGAACAAGGCATCACATATGTCCGCTGGCTGTCTAATGGAGCGCGCCCGGAAGCGCAGCTTGAAGGCATTGATGCGCTGGTCAATTTGGCTGGCACTTCGATCAACGACGGCCTGTGGACCGATAAGCAAAAAAAGAAAATCTACGACAGCCGTGTATCGGCGACGAAAGAAGTGCTGCGCATCATCTCGGCACTTGAAAAAAAACCGAGTGTGCTCGTCAATGCCAGCGCAGTCGGGATTTATCCGGCTTCTGAACACAAAACTTACACCGAAGCCGACCAGGAATACGGCCATGATTTTCTTGCTGAAACGGTATTGGCATGGGAAAGCTTGGCAGAACAAGCACAAATCGACGGCGTCCGAACTGCATATGCACGTCTTGGCATCCTGCTCGGAAAAGAGGAAGGCGCATTGCCTTTGATGGCACTGCCGTATAAACTATTCGCCGGCGGCACAGTCGGCACCGGCAGGCAGTGGTTGTCGTGGATCCATGTCCGCGATGCGGCGCGCGCGATCCTGTTTGCTATCGAACAGGAAGACCTTACTGGACCATTCAATGTCACGGCGCCAAACCCGCAGCGCATGAAGGCGTTCGGCAAGGAGATCGGGCGGGCGCTTGGCCGGCCGCACTGGATACCCGCCCCTTCGTTTGCGTTGAAAGCGGCGCTCGGCGATAAAAGCAGGCTTGTATTGGAAGGCCAGTGGGCGCTGCCGGCCGTTCTTTTAGACCATGGGTTTAAGTTCGAGTTCCCAAATTTGCCGGAAGCACTGGCTGACATATACAAATGA
- the recX gene encoding recombination regulator RecX, with protein MPIITKITRGKNNPERYNIYLEEKYAFSVDESLIIRYQLTKGKELDQWTIEEMNFEDEVRKAFNKALHYLGFRMRSEGEVRKKLKEKEFGEAVIDEAIKKLYELNFLDDEQFSEALLRTQIKSGKKGPRAIQQDLQKRGIDKAMQKDVLSNYTEEEQLEVATGLAEKIAAKEQSKTPSQVKQKINDSLMRKGYPYAIIKQAIEGLELERDDDQWLDSVREQGDKLWRKHESKLSGNDLSRKVKQGLYQKGFPGDVISQYIEEKELENE; from the coding sequence ATGCCGATCATTACAAAAATAACCCGCGGAAAAAACAATCCGGAACGCTATAATATCTACCTGGAAGAAAAGTATGCGTTCAGTGTCGATGAATCCTTGATCATCCGCTACCAATTGACCAAAGGCAAGGAACTCGACCAGTGGACGATCGAAGAAATGAACTTTGAGGATGAAGTGCGAAAAGCATTCAATAAAGCCCTGCATTACCTCGGCTTCCGCATGCGCAGTGAAGGCGAAGTCCGCAAGAAATTGAAAGAAAAGGAATTCGGTGAAGCCGTCATCGACGAAGCGATCAAGAAGCTTTACGAACTGAACTTCCTTGATGACGAGCAGTTTTCAGAAGCGTTGCTCCGGACGCAAATTAAATCCGGTAAAAAAGGGCCGCGCGCTATCCAGCAGGATTTGCAAAAGAGAGGGATTGATAAGGCCATGCAAAAAGATGTCTTGAGCAATTATACGGAAGAAGAGCAGCTTGAAGTCGCTACGGGCCTTGCAGAAAAAATCGCAGCGAAAGAACAATCGAAAACCCCGAGCCAGGTCAAACAGAAAATCAATGATTCATTGATGAGAAAAGGCTATCCTTACGCGATCATTAAGCAAGCGATCGAAGGGCTCGAACTGGAGCGGGACGATGATCAATGGCTCGACAGTGTCCGGGAGCAAGGGGATAAATTATGGCGTAAGCACGAAAGTAAATTGTCAGGGAATGACCTGAGCCGGAAAGTGAAGCAAGGGCTATACCAGAAAGGCTTCCCGGGAGATGTGATCAGCCAGTACATCGAAGAAAAGGAGCTTGAAAATGAGTGA
- the rlmD gene encoding 23S rRNA (uracil(1939)-C(5))-methyltransferase RlmD: protein MTEKPIIEMGQKFPLTIKKLGINGEGVGFFKRNVVFVPGALPGEEVTAQVTIVKHNFAQARILKIRKPSPHRQTPPCPIFDTCGGCQLQHLSYSQQLVEKRDLVLQSLDRYLRGTDIQVRETIGMDDPWHYRNKSQFQTRKKDGKVMAGLFAEGSQQLLDIEQCLVQHPDTVKITNAAKRIIEDLNLSIYDGKSMKGLVRTIVVRTAVKTGEIQLVLITTRKDIPKQKVLVERLSAIDSNLVSIVQNVNAEKTSLVFGETTRTLFGKPTIHEELGELSFDLSARAFFQLNPEQTVKLYDEIKRAAKLTGKESVVDAYCGVGTIGLWLADSAREIRGMDTIAESIADAKANAKKQGHQATYVTGTAEKWLETWRKEGYVPDVLTVDPPRTGLADSLLKTILKVKPKRFVYTSCNPSTLAKDLQQLTKIYRVEYIQPIDMFPQTSQVEAVCLLVLK, encoded by the coding sequence ATGACTGAAAAACCAATCATTGAAATGGGGCAGAAATTCCCCTTAACCATTAAAAAACTCGGCATCAACGGAGAAGGCGTCGGCTTTTTCAAGCGCAATGTCGTCTTTGTTCCCGGTGCGCTCCCTGGAGAAGAAGTGACCGCGCAAGTGACCATCGTGAAACACAATTTCGCACAGGCGCGGATATTGAAAATCCGCAAACCCTCGCCCCACCGCCAGACGCCGCCGTGCCCGATCTTTGACACATGCGGCGGCTGCCAATTGCAGCATCTGTCCTATAGCCAGCAACTCGTCGAAAAACGTGACTTGGTGCTGCAATCGCTCGACCGCTACCTGCGCGGGACGGATATCCAAGTGCGCGAGACAATCGGCATGGACGACCCTTGGCATTACCGCAATAAGAGCCAGTTCCAAACGCGCAAAAAAGACGGCAAAGTGATGGCCGGCTTGTTTGCGGAAGGCTCCCAGCAGCTGCTCGATATCGAACAATGCCTCGTCCAGCATCCGGACACAGTAAAAATCACCAATGCCGCGAAGCGCATCATCGAGGACTTGAACCTATCCATCTACGACGGCAAATCGATGAAAGGGCTGGTCCGGACCATCGTCGTCCGTACGGCAGTCAAGACCGGGGAAATCCAGCTTGTGCTCATCACGACGCGCAAAGACATCCCGAAACAGAAAGTCCTCGTCGAACGATTGAGCGCAATCGATTCGAACCTGGTGTCCATCGTCCAAAACGTCAATGCGGAGAAAACCTCACTCGTATTCGGCGAAACGACGCGCACGCTGTTCGGCAAACCGACCATCCATGAAGAGCTCGGCGAATTATCGTTTGACTTGTCTGCCCGTGCGTTTTTCCAATTGAATCCCGAACAGACCGTCAAACTCTACGATGAAATCAAGCGCGCAGCGAAACTGACCGGCAAGGAATCCGTCGTCGATGCGTATTGCGGCGTCGGCACGATCGGCCTATGGCTCGCAGATTCCGCCCGTGAAATCCGCGGCATGGATACCATCGCGGAAAGCATTGCCGATGCCAAAGCCAACGCGAAAAAACAAGGGCATCAGGCGACTTACGTGACGGGCACAGCAGAAAAATGGCTTGAGACTTGGCGCAAGGAAGGTTATGTTCCGGATGTATTGACAGTAGATCCCCCACGCACCGGGCTTGCGGACTCGCTATTGAAAACCATCTTGAAAGTAAAACCGAAACGTTTTGTCTATACGTCCTGCAACCCGTCGACACTTGCGAAAGATTTGCAGCAATTGACGAAAATCTACCGCGTCGAATATATCCAGCCGATCGATATGTTCCCGCAGACTTCCCAAGTTGAAGCGGTCTGTTTATTGGTATTGAAATAA
- a CDS encoding metal-dependent hydrolase, producing MDTGTHIVMGIALGGLAMADPVVAAHPVTWTAVLTGTIIGSQIPDIDTVLKLRDNAVYIRHHRGITHSVPAVLSWPILLSSAIYLLFPEANLLHLWLWTFLAVFLHVFVDIFNSYGTQALRPFSNHWVALGVINTFDPIIFGAHVVALMIWAFGADPVWTMSILYIILFFYYVSRFALQAAIKQAIRNTIPGTKDVFVAPTMRYFQWRIAADTDRHHFVGQAYGRSINIYDKFLKKPMPENDLIQTAMKDKNLDAFVSFSPLYRWEINQYGEIYEVRLIDLRYRSNDYYPFVAVAHLDEDHNILNSYTGWIFSEDKLRKKLDFSHN from the coding sequence ATGGATACAGGAACTCATATCGTCATGGGCATTGCGCTCGGCGGGCTGGCCATGGCCGACCCGGTCGTCGCAGCCCATCCGGTCACTTGGACTGCCGTCCTGACCGGCACTATTATCGGCTCACAAATCCCCGACATCGATACTGTTTTGAAGCTGCGCGACAACGCCGTCTATATCCGCCATCACCGGGGCATTACGCATTCCGTGCCGGCCGTACTGTCATGGCCTATTTTGCTCTCCAGTGCCATTTACCTTCTATTCCCGGAAGCCAATCTTCTTCATTTATGGCTATGGACTTTCCTTGCCGTATTTCTGCATGTATTTGTGGATATATTCAACTCATACGGCACACAGGCACTCCGTCCATTTTCCAATCATTGGGTGGCACTTGGCGTCATCAATACTTTTGACCCGATCATTTTCGGTGCGCATGTCGTAGCGCTCATGATCTGGGCGTTCGGGGCCGATCCTGTTTGGACAATGAGCATTTTGTATATTATCCTATTCTTCTATTATGTCTCCCGCTTTGCGCTGCAAGCGGCGATCAAGCAAGCGATACGCAATACGATCCCAGGCACAAAAGACGTGTTCGTCGCGCCGACGATGCGCTATTTCCAATGGCGCATCGCCGCTGACACCGACCGCCACCACTTCGTCGGCCAGGCATACGGGCGCTCGATCAATATATACGATAAGTTCCTGAAAAAGCCGATGCCTGAAAACGACTTGATCCAAACGGCGATGAAAGACAAGAACCTCGATGCTTTCGTGTCGTTTTCCCCGCTCTACCGCTGGGAAATCAACCAATATGGGGAGATCTACGAAGTGCGTTTGATCGATTTGCGCTACCGCAGCAACGATTATTACCCGTTTGTTGCAGTTGCCCATCTGGACGAAGACCATAATATTCTGAACTCCTATACAGGGTGGATTTTCAGCGAAGACAAATTAAGGAAGAAACTTGATTTCAGCCATAACTGA
- a CDS encoding YfhH family protein — MSEHKPYSQMDETELRNEIARLKEKARKAEQLGIVNEFAVLERKAIMAASFLLDPKDFKPGEIYRVEGDPNVYFQIDYLKGNFAWGYRMGGDRHTEALPISMLRPLKEGK, encoded by the coding sequence ATGAGTGAACACAAACCATATTCGCAAATGGATGAGACGGAATTACGCAATGAAATCGCCCGCTTGAAAGAAAAAGCGCGCAAAGCGGAACAGCTCGGCATCGTCAATGAATTCGCCGTGCTCGAACGCAAAGCCATCATGGCTGCATCGTTCTTATTGGACCCTAAAGATTTCAAGCCAGGGGAAATTTACCGCGTGGAAGGCGATCCGAATGTCTATTTCCAGATAGATTATCTAAAGGGAAATTTCGCCTGGGGTTATCGCATGGGCGGCGACAGGCATACGGAAGCGCTGCCGATTTCCATGCTCCGTCCATTAAAGGAGGGGAAGTGA
- a CDS encoding YfhJ family protein, giving the protein MKEVIEQLIIELREKNPELSEDKARTWIELLVSDFESSYAKAGYDYQGTAVVEKVVRQWIESYGDKIHEFAGNNPKYAHLLQDS; this is encoded by the coding sequence ATGAAAGAAGTCATTGAGCAGTTAATCATCGAATTGAGGGAAAAAAACCCGGAGCTGTCGGAAGACAAAGCCCGGACGTGGATTGAACTTTTAGTCTCCGATTTTGAATCGTCCTACGCGAAAGCGGGATACGATTACCAAGGTACTGCAGTCGTTGAAAAAGTCGTACGCCAATGGATCGAGAGCTACGGTGACAAAATCCATGAATTTGCAGGGAACAATCCGAAGTATGCCCACCTTTTGCAGGATTCATAG